Within the bacterium genome, the region CCTTACCCGTCATCTCGGGGGGCGGCGCGGCGCCCATCATCCCGAGCAGGGTCGGCGCCACATCGCAAAGCGCGCCGCCCCCGCGGAGTTTTCCGCTGAAGCGGGGGTCCACGATGATGCAGGGGGTGTCGTTCAGGGTGTGGGCGGTGTGGGGACAATTGTTTTCCGCATCCCACATCTGCTCGCAGTTTCCATGATCGGCGGTGATGAGCGCCGCGCCGCCGGCGGCATCGAGGGCCTCCAGCACGCGGCCCAGGCAGGCGTCCACGGTTTCGACCGCGCGAATCGCGGCCGCCTCCACCCCGGTATGGCCCACCATGTCGGGGTTCGCGTAGTTCAAGACGATGGCGTCGCTCTCCCCCGCGCGGATGGCCCCGATGATGGTCTCGGTGACCTCCCCGGCGCTCATCTCGGGCTGGAGATCATAGGTGGCCACCTTCGGGGAGGGCACGAGGGCGCGGCGCTCCCCGGGGGGCGGTGCCTCCACCCCGCCGTTGAAAAAGTAAGTGACGTGCGGGTACTTCTCCGTTTCCGCGACACGCAGGCAGGTTTTTCCGGCGGCCGCCAGGGCATGGCAAAAGAGCCCCTCCATCGCGACGGGGGGAAAGGCGACGGGAAGGCGGAAGGTTTCATCGTACTCTGTCATGCAGACATAGTGGGTTTTCGGTGTCCGCTTCCGGGGAAAGCCCTCGAAATTTTCATCCGTCAGGGCGCGGGTGATCTGGCGGACGCGATCGGCCCGGAAGTTGAAGCAGATGACCGCATCCCCCTCCTCGATACGGGCGATCGGCTTCCCTCCCGCCTCGATGACGCGGGGTTCGATGAACTCGTCCGTCACGTCCGCATCGTAGGAGGCGCGGACCGCCGAGAGCGGATCGGGGGCAGCGGGCCCTTCGCCGTCCGCGATCGCCCGGTAGGCCCGCTCGATGCGCTCCCATCTTTTGTCGCGGTCCATCGCATAGTAGCGCCCCGAGACGGTGGCGACGCGGGCGCCGCCCGCGCGGTCCAGATCGGCGGCGAATTTTTCCAGATAGGCGAGGCCGCTGCGCGGAGGCGTATCGCGCCCATCCATCAGGGCGTGGGCGAAGATTCGCCGGGCGCCCAA harbors:
- the gpmI gene encoding 2,3-bisphosphoglycerate-independent phosphoglycerate mutase — translated: MPRPVMLIILDGWGLREETDHNAIALARTPTFDSLIERRPHTRLRTCGRAVGLPDVQMGNSEVGHLNLGAGRIVNQNIVRIDQAIEDGSFGKIPALQGAMRAAAKAGGALHIFGLVSDGGVHSHQDHAVALVRLARSLGARRIFAHALMDGRDTPPRSGLAYLEKFAADLDRAGGARVATVSGRYYAMDRDKRWERIERAYRAIADGEGPAAPDPLSAVRASYDADVTDEFIEPRVIEAGGKPIARIEEGDAVICFNFRADRVRQITRALTDENFEGFPRKRTPKTHYVCMTEYDETFRLPVAFPPVAMEGLFCHALAAAGKTCLRVAETEKYPHVTYFFNGGVEAPPPGERRALVPSPKVATYDLQPEMSAGEVTETIIGAIRAGESDAIVLNYANPDMVGHTGVEAAAIRAVETVDACLGRVLEALDAAGGAALITADHGNCEQMWDAENNCPHTAHTLNDTPCIIVDPRFSGKLRGGGALCDVAPTLLGMMGAAPPPEMTGKDLRMG